From the Bacteriovorax sp. Seq25_V genome, the window AGAAACCTTGTGACTTAAGATTATTTGAAAGATCTTGCTTTAAGTAGTTTTCTTGTTGAACAACCATTGCCTTTGGAACTTCAAAAGAATTTTCTTCGATTAGTTTTTCAAGGATTTCTTGATTTAACTTTTCTTCTACTTGTCTTTCTTTTTGCTTTGTTAGATTTTCTTTTGTCTTTGTTTGGAAATCAGCAACAGACTCGAAACCTAATTCTTTAGCCATTTCATCATTAAACTCTGGGTAAGATCTTTCTTTAATCTCTAATAGTTCAACATGAAACTTAACTTGTGCTTCTTTAAGGTCTGCAACGTGGTAGTCAGCTGGGAAAGTTAACTCAATAGTCTTCTTATCACCTTTCTTAAGACCGATCATTCCATCTTCAAATCCTGGAATAAATTGTCCAGAACCGATTTCAAGAAGGTACTCTTCACCCTTCATATTTTCTGGTTTTTCACCATCAGCTTTTTCACCTTCAAAGTTAAAAACAGCGAATTGTCCTTTTGCAAGTTTTGCTTTTGCATCAGCAACTTCTTTCATTTCAGCTTTTGGCGCTAAGTAGTTTTTCTTAACGTTTTCAACTTCTTCTTCTTTAACTTCTACTGAATCTTTCTTAAAAGAAAGCTTTGAGTAATCTTTAAGTTCAACAGTTGGGAATACTTCAACAACGGCATCAAAACTTACCGATTTACCTTGGTCATACTTAACGTTTTCAAGAGCTGGGTAACCAACCATTCTTACGTCTTCTTTATTAACCGCTTCAAAAAGTTCTTTTTGTAGAAAGTTATTTAGAGCATCAGACTCAACTTGTGGACGGTATAGTTTTTCAACCATAGCCACTGGAGCTTTACCTTTTCTAAATCCTTTAATATTTACTGTTTTCTGCTTTTGCTTAAGCGCAACTTTGATTTGTTCTGTTAAATCAAGGTTATCGAATGTAAAAACAAATTTCTTAGTGCATCCATTAACATTTTCAACTTTATAAGCCATTACACTGTCCTTTCTTGCATTGCTTCATTTTTAAAAATAATCTCTGAAAAACTATCGAAAAAAGCGATGAAAGTCAATGAAAAGCAATTTTAATAGCTAACTTGGACTAAATATAAACCCTGTGGAGGAGCCG encodes:
- the tig gene encoding trigger factor, with the protein product MAYKVENVNGCTKKFVFTFDNLDLTEQIKVALKQKQKTVNIKGFRKGKAPVAMVEKLYRPQVESDALNNFLQKELFEAVNKEDVRMVGYPALENVKYDQGKSVSFDAVVEVFPTVELKDYSKLSFKKDSVEVKEEEVENVKKNYLAPKAEMKEVADAKAKLAKGQFAVFNFEGEKADGEKPENMKGEEYLLEIGSGQFIPGFEDGMIGLKKGDKKTIELTFPADYHVADLKEAQVKFHVELLEIKERSYPEFNDEMAKELGFESVADFQTKTKENLTKQKERQVEEKLNQEILEKLIEENSFEVPKAMVVQQENYLKQDLSNNLKSQGFSEDMLGEYFSKWASDLTTKAIFQVKSGLILDTLAKKYNIEATDADLDVKIEESAKLTGLQPEQVKEFYMKDEKMKSNLMYAIREEKTFKKLAEDVKIK